One Spodoptera frugiperda isolate SF20-4 chromosome 10, AGI-APGP_CSIRO_Sfru_2.0, whole genome shotgun sequence genomic region harbors:
- the LOC118277468 gene encoding NF-X1-type zinc finger protein NFXL1 codes for MARRYRDAAAKMQENVQKHLKEMKELSSSEDEEPCESSVLEGVFQSYWRGGGDTQMLNRTKNLLEEAISGRSVTCLICIGSIKKSHAIWTCDHCFSYFHLSCIQKWANDSISLRSEESTGAIAILKQHKIEWCCPKCRHSYSKEEIPRKYRCFCAKTDNPPPHPWLIPHTCGEVCGKRLSTGDNCKHKCLLLCHPGPCPPCPQTVNGICYCEKERKRVRCSAAKWSCGQLCKKTLLCKTHKCENICHAGDCPDCTYTSIQPCQCGSEKSKRPCSDPIWHCKKPCNKPFSCGYHKCERICHAGECGNCPNSGMNTCPCGANKRFLKCPDVMETCLGTCSKRHVECDHCCPEKCHYGKCPPCQVLVSKRCHCSHHTRPLPCSKDFKCDSKCRGMRSCGKHSCGRKCCNGSCPPCEKICDKGLQCGRHKCTNICHRGPCYPCPLESKVTCRCKATFVRVPCGRERQTKPPKCNLPCKIKYRCGHTEENKHTCHFGDCPPCKAICDKQYPKCEHKCKAVCHEYVAVVFKQVEKPATPWEVQPPKTKIMTLECPPCETPVPVVCFGEHETDNQPCHTATRRPCGRDCGKPLACGNHNCTMMCHLYSPLPEYPNVPSSCKQCNRECSVPRPEKCAHKCPIRACHPGPCRPCEILERLACHCGLTEIYLRCRELSTATEEMLSCKQQCPKNLECGHRCRNTCHSGACGNQVCTKKTKVYCPCGNIKKEAPCNSVRSGETKILCDSTCEAKKEAAKLEQEKEKQRLKELEEEKNRKELAEYEWKLSGKKKKYKEKKMVVDTDDRSFLRKYWVPLSSFLVFIAAAIYYILYV; via the coding sequence ATGGCCCGTCGATATCGAGACGCCGCTGCGAAAATGCAGGAGAACGTTCAAAAGCATCTGAAGGAAATGAAGGAACTATCGTCGTCTGAAGATGAAGAGCCTTGCGAGTCCAGCGTCCTTGAAGGTGTGTTCCAAAGTTACTGGCGAGGTGGAGGTGACACTCAAATGCTTAACAGGACTAAAAATTTGTTAGAAGAAGCCATCAGCGGCCGCTCCGTAACGTGCCTCATATGCATAGGATCGATAAAGAAAAGCCACGCTATTTGGACATGTGATCATTGCTTTTCCTACTTCCATCTATCCTGTATACAAAAATGGGCCAACGATAGCATAAGCCTCCGTAGCGAAGAAAGTACCGGCGCTATAGCTATATTAAAACAACACAAGATTGAGTGGTGTTGTCCGAAGTGCCGGCATTCGTATTCTAAGGAAGAAATACCACGCAAGTATCGCTGCTTTTGCGCCAAAACCGATAACCCGCCTCCTCACCCTTGGTTAATCCCACATACATGTGGAGAGGTCTGTGGGAAGAGATTGTCCACTGGTGATAATTGTAAACATAAGTGCTTGCTTCTATGCCACCCTGGTCCTTGCCCCCCGTGCCCACAAACTGTCAATGGAATATGCTACTGTGAAAAGGAGAGGAAGAGAGTGAGATGTAGTGCGGCTAAATGGTCTTGTGGACAGCTTTGTAAGAAAACCCTGCTGTGCAAAACTCATAAGTGTGAAAATATATGCCATGCTGGAGATTGTCCAGATTGTACTTACACTAGCATTCAGCCATGTCAATGTGGCAGTGAGAAATCAAAAAGACCATGCAGTGACCCAATCTGGCATTGCAAGAAACCATGTAACAAGCCTTTTTCATGTGGTTACCATAAATGTGAGAGAATCTGCCATGCTGGCGAATGTGGCAATTGTCCCAACTCTGGAATGAACACATGTCCTTGTGGGGCCAACAAGCGCTTCCTAAAATGCCCAGATGTCATGGAAACATGCTTAGGCACATGTAGTAAACGACATGTTGAATGTGACCATTGTTGCCCAGAGAAATGTCATTATGGTAAATGTCCACCATGTCAAGTTTTAGTTTCTAAGAGATGTCATTGCTCCCATCATACGAGGCCACTACCCTGCAGTAAAGACTTTAAATGTGACAGTAAGTGTAGAGGAATGAGGTCTTGTGGCAAGCATAGCTGTGGAAGAAAGTGCTGCAATGGAAGCTGTCCTCCATGTGAGAAAATTTGTGACAAGGGACTTCAATGTGGGAGACATAAATGCACCAACATTTGTCACCGAGGGCCATGCTACCCATGTCCTCTAGAATCCAAAGTTACATGCAGATGCAAAGCAACTTTTGTACGAGTCCCATGCGGACGAGAAAGGCAGACGAAGCCACCTAAGTGTAACTTAccatgtaaaattaaatataggtgTGGTCACACAGaggaaaataaacatacatgtCATTTTGGTGACTGTCCGCCATGCAAAGCTATTTGTGATAAGCAATATCCTAAGTGTGAACATAAGTGTAAAGCTGTGTGTCATGAGTATGTTGCTGTAGTGTTCAAACAGGTAGAGAAACCTGCAACTCCTTGGGAGGTGCAGCCACCTAAAACCAAAATTATGACCTTAGAGTGCCCTCCGTGTGAAACTCCTGTACCAGTTGTTTGTTTTGGTGAGCATGAGACCGACAACCAGCCCTGTCACACAGCTACTCGCAGACCTTGCGGAAGAGATTGTGGCAAACCACTGGCTTGTGGAAACCACAACTGTACAATGATGTGTCACTTGTACAGTCCGTTGCCTGAATATCCAAATGTGCCTTCTAGTTGCAAGCAATGCAACAGAGAATGTTCAGTTCCTCGTCCAGAGAAATGTGCTCACAAATGTCCTATTCGTGCCTGTCATCCAGGTCCTTGCCGTCCATGTGAGATATTGGAAAGATTGGCTTGCCACTGCGGCTTAACGGAAATCTACTTACGTTGTCGGGAGTTATCAACTGCAACGGAAGAGATGTTGTCATGCAAGCAACAGTGTCCGAAGAACTTAGAGTGTGGGCACCGCTGCCGTAACACATGCCATTCAGGAGCTTGTGGCAACCAAGTATGCACAAAGAAGACTAAAGTGTACTGTCCATGCGGTAACATTAAAAAGGAAGCCCCGTGTAACTCTGTTAGAAGTGGAGAAACAAAGATATTGTGTGACTCAACCTGTGAGGCTAAGAAAGAAGCAGCGAAGTTAGAGcaagagaaagaaaaacagaGATTGAAGGAGTTAGAAGAAGAGAAGAATAGAAAAGAACTAGCGGAGTATGAGTGGAAGTTGAGCGGCAAAAAGAAGAAGTATAAGGAGAAGAAAATGGTTGTGGACACGGATGATAGAAGCTTTTTGAGAAAGTATTGGGTACCGTTGTCATCGTTCCTCGTTTTTATAGCAGCagctatttattacatattgtaTGTTTAG